Genomic window (Rosa chinensis cultivar Old Blush chromosome 6, RchiOBHm-V2, whole genome shotgun sequence):
TACTTTATGCAACATTTTGTAGCTGTCTATTGAGATAGCATAATATTGTAGTTGAGGAAAACTTTGTCAGTAGTTTATGTCTTGATGATCAGTAAAGAGATCATCCGTTTTGCGATTTGGAGAACTATGATGATCAATCTCGCTGGAAAAACTGGTAGCAAAAATACCATCTTGgcataataaaaagaaaaaggtccGTTTCTTGATTCAGATAAGTTGTTGTGACAAATCTGATAAAAAACTTGATCACACTAACAATCTCTTTTACTGGCACGGTGTCCCCTGAAATCAAATTGTTGGTGTTGGCCAAAATTTAGATAGCAGCGCACTGCTAATTAAATTCTGTGATGAATGCTTGCTGTTGCATGCAGTAGAATAACAATTTGTACTGCTAAGTGGAGAATTACGCCTTTACTCTTTCACAGTTTATTTGCACTTGACCGATGCAAAGCGTGCTCGTCAAAGTGGAAGCAAAGTCGTGCCTACGGCGATCGTCAATTTGTCATCAATCCGGACTTTGTGGTGGGTGGGGCTACATTTTGAATATCCTATGATTCCTATCCATCCATCATCATAATGTAGACAAATCCGCCATCACCTTCGCTTATACTTCACTCTTAAATATTACGTTGTCCATAGTCAACAGCAAAACAGGGGAGATGGCCGAAATCCAAAGCTCACCACATCTGCCATGGACCGTCCGCCTCTTCGTCTCCGCCGCTTCCTTCGCAGCCGACGCCTCTCGCCGCTCAAACTTCACCGTCAACCGTCGCCTCTTTAACTTGTTCGACTACAAACCCTCTCCCTTAACAAAACCTCACAAAAACCTCAAGAGCTCCGACGTCCTCGTCGCCGCCGACCCTTCCCGCAACCTCTGGTTCCGCCTCTACACTCCCACCGCCGCTACCACCAAGCTCCCCATCATCGTCTTCTTCCACGGCGGCGGGTTCGCCTTCATGTCCGCCGCTTCAAAACCCTACGACGACTTCTGTCAACGCCTCGCTCGCGAGATCCCCGCCGTCGTCGTCTCCGTCAACTACCGCCTCGCGCCGGAGCATCGGTATCCGTGCCAGTATGACGACGGTTTCGACGTCCTCAAGTTCATCGACGACAGTCAAAGCAGCTTGTTCGAGGGCGCGAATCTCGCGCAGTGTTTTCTGGCCGGGGACAGCTCCGGCGGGAACATAGCGCACCACGTGGCGATCAGAGCGAGCGGGCACGAGTTTCGGGATCTGAAGGTGGTCGGGATCTTGGCGATTCAGCCGTTTTTCGGCGGAGAGGAGCGGACGGAATCGGAGAAGAGACTGAAGAGCGTGCCGCTGGTGAACGTAGGGCGGACGGACTGGATGTGGAAGGCGTTTTTGCCGGAGGGGTCGGATCGGGACCACCCGGTGGTGAATGTGTTCGGGCCGAACGCGGTGGATATTTCGGGGGTTGATTTTCCGGCGACGATTGTGTTTGTTGGGGGATTTGATCCATTGCAGGATTGGCAGAAGAGGTACTGTGAGGGATTGAAGGAACGCGGGAAACAAGCGGAGCTGGTGGTGTTTCCGAACGCCATTCATACTTTCTATGCTTATCCTGAGTTGGATGACTCTTCTGTGTTTATTAACAAAGTCAGGGATTTCGTGCAATTGCAGTCAGTTAATGTTGCTGAAACAAGACAATGACGTTTGTTGTTTTTCGATTTCCAATTCTGTACCAATTTGTTTGCCAGGATACATGAAttgtaataaaataaaataaaatcgacATTCACAATttgtagggctgtcaatgggtcgtgtccgGTTCCGTCAAGGCATTTGTCGTGTTATGggagacaaacccaaacccaacctatttaataatcgtgtcaaaaatttaaacccaaactcaacctgtttattaaacgggttacccgttttcAACCcgtttaacccatttaataaataggtcgtgtcgtgttagaTAAAATGACCCATTAACATTGTGAcctatttaactaaaaaaatgcatgacttaattgaattcactaaaaactccacaagacaaagtgtataaataattatatataattcatgaaTAATCAAATCCAAGTTGTCCAATCCTAGAATCAAATACTCTGAGCTTCTAATATTACAAGAAAAATATAGCATAATCCATTAATCCATAATTAAATTTGAAGTTTAAAATTGAATGTAGAGCATCGATCAAATCCTAGCTTCCAAAGTCTTCTTCActttattcaaaaagaaaagcaagTGATCACCACCTACAATTGGAAGCAATtcaaaattagtagattaaacTAGCATCAAACTCATACAAAACGTAATTAGGACACTAAAAGGAAGATCTACTTCCTCACAGTAAAAGAGTAAAGAAACGCTGCACAAGTAATTAACGTCACTTACCAAGAAAAAATGGTCACATGCTAATGAGTTTGGCATTATTTCTCTTAGCTTGGATGAGCAGCAGATGGATA
Coding sequences:
- the LOC112172469 gene encoding probable carboxylesterase 18; the encoded protein is MAEIQSSPHLPWTVRLFVSAASFAADASRRSNFTVNRRLFNLFDYKPSPLTKPHKNLKSSDVLVAADPSRNLWFRLYTPTAATTKLPIIVFFHGGGFAFMSAASKPYDDFCQRLAREIPAVVVSVNYRLAPEHRYPCQYDDGFDVLKFIDDSQSSLFEGANLAQCFLAGDSSGGNIAHHVAIRASGHEFRDLKVVGILAIQPFFGGEERTESEKRLKSVPLVNVGRTDWMWKAFLPEGSDRDHPVVNVFGPNAVDISGVDFPATIVFVGGFDPLQDWQKRYCEGLKERGKQAELVVFPNAIHTFYAYPELDDSSVFINKVRDFVQLQSVNVAETRQ